TGAGTTTTCATCATGTCGATACCGTGAGCTATACAGGGAGCGTAGGCAAAAACAATAGAAGGTCCATCGTATGCAGCAGCTTCCATCAGGGCTTTCTGTGCATGCTGTCTGCTGGAACCAAGAGAAATGGAGGCTACATAAACATAACCGTAACTCATGGCCATGATACCCATATTCTTTTTACCCAGTCTCATACCGGCTGCGGCAAAGTTGGCAACAGCGGCAATGGGTGTTGCCTTGGAAGCCTGTCCTCCGGTGTTGGAATAAACCTCAGTATCCAGAACAAGGATGTTTACATTTTTACCCGAAGCAAGTACATGGTCTACACCACCGAATCCGATATCGTAGGCCCATCCGTCTCCACCGATGATCCATAAAGATTTATCGATGAAATAATCCTGAAGTTCGATAATCTTCGCTACAACCTCTTTCAAATCTCCTGAAGCCTGGTCCAGAGCGGCAGGCAGCAGTGCTTTAATTGCATCCTGTGCATCAATGGCCTTCTGAGACATATCTTTCCATAATTCCAGGGACGCTTTCAAGGCGGCAGTTAATTCAGTCGTGGTTCCGGCAGTCAAGAGATCGTCCACTTTTCTTTTCAGAAGAGTTCTGTTGGATTCAATTGCCAGCCTCATACCAAAACCGTATTCAGCATTGTCTTCGAAGAGTGAGTTACCCCAGGCAGGACCTCTTCCCAGTTCATTCTTACAGTAGGGAATAGTAGGGAAGGTACCACCGTAGATAGAGGAACAACCGGTCGCATTCGCTACAACCATGTTTTCACCGCATATCTGGGTTACCAGTTTAACATAGGGTGTTTCACCACAGCCTGCACAAGCTCCGGAGAACTCAAACAGTGGTTTTTTAAACTGTGTACCCTTTACATTTTCTTCGGATGATCCATCCAGAGCACCATAGGGCAGGGGCTCAAAGAATTTCTCGTTATCACTCTGACCTTTTTCTCTCTGGATATCCAGAGTACTGAAGATCAGTGCCTTGTTTTTGGCAGGACATGTTTCGATACAAACACCGCAGCCCTGACAGTCATCAATAAAAACCTGGATCTTGTATTTAAAGTCTATGTCTTTGTTCTTGTTGGGTTTCAGATCCAGTACGTTGAAAGTTGCAGGAGCATCCTTCAGTACAGAAGCGTCAATTTGTTTGGCTCTGATTGCTGCGTGAGGACAGGACTGTACACACTGGTTACACTGAATACAGTTGGCACTCTGCCATTCGGGAACCCTGGGGGCAACACCTCGTTTTTCAAGCTTGGTTGTTCCTGTGGGGAGTACACCGTCAAAACTCATGTGAGAAACAGGAATGTCATCACCCTTGAGGTGCATGATCTTTTCGATGATGTTTTTTGTAAAGTCATCTGCGTCTTCTGCAACGAGTCTTTCGGGCTTGTAGGAGACGGTGATGGACGAGGGAACTTCTACCTGTTCCAGAATCGCAGCGGCTCTGTCAACGGCTTCCCAGTTCATCTTGACGATATCTTCACCTTTCTTGCTATAGGCTTTTTTGATGGCGCCCTTCATGAGATCGATGGCTTCTGCTTCAGGAAGGATTCCTGAAATCTTAAAGAAAGCAGCCTGCAGAACGGTGTTTGTTCTGTTTCCAAGGCCGACGTCTTCTGAGATGGCTAGAGCGTTCATGTTGTAGAATCTGATCTTTCTGTCGATGATGATCTGCTGTTCAGGTTTTGTCAGGTGACTGAACACTTCTGAGGTGGGAATCTCTGAGTTCAGCAGGAATACTCCGCCTTCTTTCAAGGGACTGAGCATGTCATAACGGCCGATATAAGCGGGATTTGAGCAGGCAACAAAGTCTGCACTGTCAATCAGCCAGGGCATATTGACAGAAGATTTACCGAATCTCAGGTGAGAGGTGGTAATACCCCCGGATTTCTTTGAGTCATATACAAAATAAGCCTGAGCATTCATATCGGTGTTATCACCGATGATCTTGATGGAGTTCTTGTTGGCTCCCACAGTTCCGTCTGATCCGAGACCCCAGAACATACAGCTGACAATGTCTTTGGCAGAGACGTTTATCTCTTCATTGACTGTGATGGATCTGTTACTGACATCATCGTTGATGCCCACAGTGAAGCTGTGGAAAGCCTTGCCGTCAAGGTGGTCGAATACGGCTTTGACATGGGACGGGTTAAACTCTTTACTGGAAAGACCATAACGTCCGCCAATGATTTTCACATCTTTACCGGCCATGACTGTTGCAACATCCTGGAACAGTGGCTCACCCAGTGATCCGGGTTCTTTTGTTCTGTCCAGTACAGCAATCTTTTTACAGCTTGCAGGAACGGCATCGATGAAGTCTTTTGCAGAGAAGGGGCGATACAGACGAACCTTGATAGCTCCAACTTTTTCGCCTCTGTCTACAAGGAATTTAACAGTCTGTTCTATTGTGTCACAGGAACTACCCATGGAGATGATAATTTTTTCTGCATTGGGAGAACCGACATAATCAAACAGGTGATACTGTCTTCCGACTTTTTTAGCCAGAGCATCCATGTATTCCTGAACAATTCCGGGAACCGAATCGTAAATATTGTTCGTTGTCTCACGACCCTGAAAGTAAACGTCAGGATTCTGTGCGGCCACTTTTACAAAGGGTTTTTCAGGGCGCATGGCTCTGTCTCTGAATTGTTCAACATATTGAGGTTCTACCATTTCTTTGATGGTGTCATAAGAAATCTCTTCGACTTTCTGGATCTCATGGGATGTTCTGAATCCGTCGAAGAAGGCGAGGAATGGAACCTGAGTTTTCAGTGTTGCCAGGTGAGCGACAACAGCCATATCCATGGTTTCCTGGATAGAGGAAGCGGAGGTCATGGCAAAACCAGTGTTTCTGGTGGACATGACGTCTGCATGATCACCGAAGATTGAGAGAGACTGAGCTGCCAGTGATCTGGCAGAGACATGAAAAACTGTAGGAAGCATTTCCCCGGCAATTTTGTGCATGTTGGGAATCATCAGTAAGAGACCCTGAGATGCTGTAAAGGTAGTCGTTAGAGCACCTCCGGAAAGAGCACCATGAACAGATCCGGCAGCACCGGCTTCTGACTGCATTTCAACAACATCGACTTTTTTGCCGAAGACGTTTTCCCGACCCTGGCTTGCCCAGGCATCGGCATACTCACCCATATTGGAAGAGGGAGTAATCGGATAGATAGCGGCTACTTCGCTGAAGGCATATGCTACATGTGCTGCAGCTGTATTGCCATCAATTGTGACCATTTTCTTCGTGTTTGACATATGAAAAATTCCTTAAAATTAGAATAGAATTGCCCCAATATATTAAAACTTATAGTAAGAGAGCGCAAGGGTCATAATGGGGGTTCAGACTAAAAGTGAGTATGAAATTATCGAATCCTATTTCTGGTGAAGTTTTGCCGGGCTTCCGGTTTCTTAACGGTAGAGAAGGCGGAGAAATTCAAGCCTGGAAAACTCTAGCTGTAGATTCTTATCCACTTTTTCTTCCAGCAATTCATCGGTCTGGTCCGCCGTGAGGGGTTCCTCAAATGAATCCAGAATCTCTTTGAAAGCCTTTCTATAGGCCTCCTCTCCATAACTGTAAAAAATTTGTGTTTCTTTGTCAGAAACAGTCAAGGATTTCAGTTTCTGAATCTCCTCCAGAAGAGAGTTGTTCAACTCCCTGCATTCTGAAATAAAGAGGCGGCTCTGACACCTTTCCAGAAAGGAATATTGATCTGAAGGAGAGAGATATGAAAAGTCTACCGAGTCTCCTTCAATCAATCCATTCAGATCTTCCAGCAATTTTTTTTTGACCTCGGGAGACTGAAAGTCTTCCAGATCATCAAGGCGTTGTGAATAGTCTCTGTGCAACCGGGTTTTTAAATCCTGATCTGACGGTACCAGTATGGTCTCATATAAATGAGCAGGGTAATCTGTCATTAAAGGTGTAAAACCGTCCATGATGTCCAGATGTCTGGCCAGGAGTGGTTTCTGCCAGACCAGGGCGTTGAGGTACATATAACCAAAACCTTCCTGTACTGAAGATGAAAATATCAGATCACTGGCGCTGATCATTTCCTGATAGCTGATGCCGGCTTCACCAGGCAGGCTCCCGGTTCCCCAGAATCCGGGAATCAGACCCTGGGTAAAGGCTTTTTCACACAACTGGGAATACTCATTTTCCTGAGATGAAATTCCCGGGAGTGTGACAATCAGGTTCACGTCATCCTTTATAAGACTGCACAGAAATCCCCCTTCCAATACATTCTTGCGCCTGATGGATCTGACAGGATAAAGCCAGAGCTCTCCCTGGGGATGAAAATTCCCTTTTAACGGTGTATAGGCCTTTAATTTCTTCATTAATTCGGATTTAACAATGGGAACCTTGGACGGGTTCTCCTGCAGGGGCACGGGATTTTCCAATAGATGAATGATCCCATCGGGCAAGCCGGCTTCTTTCATGATGTTGAAATCTCTACCATTTATGACACAGTATCTGAGGCTGGAAGACCGGGGATAAAGAGATCCTGGAATGTTTGTTTTTAATTCATTTAAATTGGCATACCGGGCACATTCGGGGAAATCATGAATCTGATAAATCATTTTCTGATGACCCTCCCTGGCTATACGGTTCAAGGCTGCCGTTAAGGCCCAGTTTTTTCCAAGGTGGTAGTTATGAATCAGCCAGATTGAATGAGGAGATGAGAATCTTTCGAGCAGGAGTTTTCTGAGACTCTCTGGTGCAGGACGCTCCTTCTGATGGCTCCTGTAATCCAATTCGGAAATGACCTCAAGGGTGATAGGACATTGATTGGCTTCCGTGTGCAATTTCTCAATGGCTTCTCTCATGCTGGTAGTGTTCTGACTTCTTCCGCAAAGGATTTGTATGGATTTGATATTCTTCATACCTGCAAAAACCGGCAATGAGTGTTTTATAACGTCTGTAACTCCCCCGGGGAGGAGGTGATAATGGAAGATGATAAGATCAAATTTTCTGTTTTTCATAAGGAAGCTCCGGATCGGACAGGTTCTTCTTTTTTATATTAGATTGTAAAAAGACCTAAGGCAAGTTTTCTTTTGACTTGTCTCTTCCTCCCGGCATGACTTTCCTCTGTTCATCCGTAAACAATACAAGAGTTGAAATATTGAATTCCTCATTTATTGCCTGTATAATATACAAATAGATCGGTATTCTTTCAAATAAGGGTAAACAAATGAAAAGAGTTTTTCTCCTGATCATTATTTCGGTGTTTTTTTTCGGTTGCGGACCTCAAAAAATGGAACCCATAAGTGACGCGCCGGTTCAAGAAATATCTGCTCCAGTACCTGTTCAGGAACAGGCTCCGGCTATGGAGATCAGTACCGAAACAGAGGGCTTGGTTGTTTACCTGTCGGGTGACGTTTCAGTCAACAGAGGCGGGGAAGAATCATTCCTGGATATCGGTGATTCTGTGATGCAGAGTGATCTGATTGAGACAGGTGATGATGGCTATTGTGAAATCCAATTGGGAGAGATTGCCGTTGTCAGGATGGAATCCAATTCCATCCTGCAGCTTCAGGCTTTGATGACCAGTGATAAGGGAAGCCGGATGGCTGTGGATCTGAAGAATGGTACGGTTCTTTGTAAGGTCAAGAAGTTGCTGGAAGAAGATTCATTCCAGGTTAAAACGAATACAGTTGTCTGTGGTGTCCGAGGAACTCAGTTCAGTGTTTCTTCGGATGAAACCATTCAAGATACACTTCTCGCTGTAAAGGAAGGAGCCGTCGCAGTCATGCCTCGCTCCCTGGATAAGGTGTCAGAGCTGGCCGTCAATGAAGTTACTCTGGTACCTATTGCGGCTCAGATTCAAAAAACATCTCTGGTTGTGGGAGCCTCTGAAGAACTGGCCGTAAAATCGGATACTTTCAAGGAAACCGCTGAGCTCTCAAAGATCGTGGAAGCCGTCCTTCAGAAAGTGGAAGAAAAGCAGAAGGCTCAAACTGCTTTATTGAATGATGGCGGTGATGCTGAAAAAGAAAACCTGGCAGTCCTGGAAGCAGATATGCAGAAGGAAGTCGACAAATTGCTGGTTACTCTTGAAAAAACCCCCGAATCCATCGCCCCTAAACTGATGGAAGTTCAGGAATTGTCTGCGAAATCTCAGGAAACACTGAAATCAACGGATAGAATGGAAATTATGGCCTTGCCAGTGGCCGCCGCCGGAGTAGATGATGTGGTTCTTCCTGCCCTGTTCAAGATTCAGGTTTTAGTGACCCCTTCCAATGCTCTGATCCTTCAGAAAGGCAATGTTCTGGGAACTGGAAGCTTTTCTAAATTGTATACGGATGGAACAGAGCTCAAAATGGAGATCAGTCTGGACGGTTATAAAACTCAGACTCTCGAAATGATAGTAAATGAAGAAAGCTCAGGTAAATATTCCCTGACCCTCGAAGAGATCCCTGCTGAACCAGTTGAGCCGGTTGCAGTGGAACCGCCAACACCCGTATTGACCACAGCTCCGGTTGTTGAGACTCCCATTGTTGCCAAAGCGCCAGTTTACTCTGTTGAGGTCAGGATTGAACCAGCCGATGCAGCTTTCTCTGTGAATGGAAATAAAGGGACAGGCGGCCGCTGGAGCAGTGAAGAAACCGAAGGGGCTGTCCTTAAGGTCGAAGCCTCCCGCAATGGTTTTGAGTCCGCCTCTCAGCAGATTTCAGTGAATGCGACTACCGGTAGTGTTGTCATTAAGTTAAAACCAAAACCCCTGGAAGCTACTGCGTCCCTGGGTATGGGATCTCCTGTGGGAGTCCTTGTTGAGAAGGGCGGCATGTATCTGGCAGCCGATGCCAATGGAAAGCTTGCTGCCTTCAATCGAAGCGGTAAGGTTCTGTGGCAGTACAAAAGTGCCAACACACCCAATGCCAACTCTTCACCGGTAGAACACAACGGAAATGTGTATTTCTCCGGTGGAACGGAACTTGTTGTACTGAAGTCAGGAACAGGAGCCGTGGTCAATACAATCAGTCTGCCCGAAGAGCGCTCTCATATCTACGGCCGCCGGGTTGTACCCTTTGGTGATCAGCTGATGATGCCCACAAATGATTATATTGTTCTGATTGATTCCTCCGGTAAAGATGTGGGTTCTCTCCCCATCGGGGGGGGCTCCAGTATGTCTCCTGCCCTCTGGTCCGGAAAACCTGTCGTGGCTGACAAGAAGGGGTCTCTCCTTATTCTTGATCCTTCCAATGGTACGGTTCTGTCCTCGGTACCAACCTCTGCCATTCAGTCTGTGGCACAGAGCCCCTCTATTTATGAAGACAAGGCCGTGTTCAGCAGCAGAAAGGGAATCGTGGCGGCTGTGAATCTCAAATCGGGAACTGTCCTCTGGGAGCGGGAGCTGGATCGGACTATTTTTGCAGATGTCCTTGTGACAAAAGAAGGCTGCTTCCTCTATACAACCAAAAAAGAAGTCTTTGCCTTGTCATGGAAGAGTGGAGAAAATCTTTTTGCTCCCCTTAGTAATGTGACATCCATGCCCGGTTATGATAAGGGGCGCCTTGTGTTCACCGAGGGGAGCGGTACCCTGAAAGTTATGAATGCCGGGAATGGCTCCATCCTCAAACAGTACAATCTGAAGGATTCCTTCACAGCCAAACCGATTGTCCGGGATGGAATCATTGTGGGTGTAGGCAAAAGCGGACAGTTCTACAGAATCAATACCGAAGGAATTGTTGATTAAAACCAGTTAAAACGAATTGGATAGGCTGTTTTCTTTCTCCCTCAAGGGAGAGGAAAACAGCCTTTTTTATGGATGAGCGTACCTGTTCTTCAGAATGTATTCGGCCGGTCTGTTGTATACCAGGCTGTCTTTTGGGATAGAGGATGTGATCCAGACGTTTCCTCCGATGACAGTATTCTGGCCAATCGTTGTATTTCCGCCTAAAATTGTTGCCCCTGAATAGATGGTTACAAAGTCTTCAATCGTCGGATGCCTTTTGAGATTGGCCTCCTCTTTTTTGACACTGAGGGCTCCCAGAGTCACACCCTGGTAGATTTTGACATTGCTGCCAATTTGAGTGGTTTCACCAATGACAACACCAGTACCATGGTCGATGAAGAAGGAGTCTCCTATCTGAGCTCCCGGATGAATATCAATGCCCGTCTTTCTGTGGAGGTGCTCATTCATCATACGGGGAATCAGGGGAATATTCATTTTGTAGAGTTCATGGGCCATCCTGTGAACTGTGATGGCTTCCAGGCCGGGGTAGGATAGAATGACTTCTTCCCGGCTTTTGGCAGCAGGATCTCCCTCCAGTGCGGCGTTGACGTCTTTGAGTGCCATGTCCCTGATTGCCGTCAGGGTATTCAAAAATTTGTAGGTCAGTTCAGATGCCTCTGCATCACATTGAGAGTTTTTAATGGGCACATCCCTATTTCTGTAATGTATGCTCTTGCCGATTTCTGACATGAGGCTTTGTCCCAATCGAAGCATCTTTTCTCCAATATTTAATGCCAGGAACTCTTCTTCCAGGATTTCATTTTCCTGGAAACCGGGGAAAATAATGGATTCCAGTGTGGTGATTATATCTATGATGCTTTGCCGGGAAGGCAGGTTAGGACCGCTGAGGTGATTGATCCCCTCTTTCGCTTTAAATTTTTTGATAATATTCATTGTGATCCCGTCAATCTCTTTAATCATACTTCCAGTATCCTTCTTCCCGGCAGGGGGTATTTCAGTGTTCTTTTTATCTCTTTAAGACCTTTCAGTGCCGCCTCTTCTCCACGGTTGATACAGCCTTCAATATCTACAAAATCAAAACCGGTTCTATCAGATTTAATATGAAGGGTTAAATTAGCCCTGTCTCCGAATCTTCGCTTCTGGGTCTGACAAGCTGTCAGATAAGCTCTGAATAGTATGGCAAGGCCATTGTTCAACTCGTTGGGTGACACATTTTCGTAGGCGCTGACATCCACACCCAGGACTTTGGTACGGCCGAACTGTCTGGCTATCCATACGGGATAATTATTGATCACCGATCCGTCACAGAGCAGCGAGTCGGGTCTTTCCAGAGGTGAAAAAAAACCGGGATAAGCCATGGAGGCATAGACTCCGTCGGATAAAGACCCGTCGTGTATCACAATTTCATTGCCCTGCAGAAGATCTACCGCATTACAGTAAAAGGGAATCTTCGTCTCCTGAAAGGAGTTTCCCTTATAGATTTTATCAAAAAATGACCTGGCCTTGTGACCGCTATTGATGCCTCTTTCATTCATAAGAGTCCCTATAACCTCTTCAGCCTGGAGGAACCGTGTCAGACCGTTGTGAAAGGGGAGCTTGAATGTTATTCCCTCCTGAAAATCCTGGATATTAAAATCCCTGGCAATGGTTTCCATCTCTTTGATACTGCTTCCATTGGCCCATAAAGCCCCAATGACCGCACCCATTGATGTTCCGGCAATAAGATCGGGGTAAAACCCCTCCCTGTCCAGAACCTTAATAACTCCCAGATGTGCCAGACCCAATGCTCCGCCACCGGATAAAACCAGCGCCCATTTCATGTGATAAACATAGAATTCGGTTTATCAAAAGTCAAGCTTTGAGTATGATGGGGCCATGGATGAAACACTTCTGACTGTCCGGCAAAGGCTCTCCCAAATTATTTCACTTAGAAAGAATGAAACGGATTGGTTTGAGACTGACGGTGACAAGATGGTCTACAAAGGCAATCCTTATTACCTGAACCTTGCCGGAGAAGACGAGGGAATCAGAAAACAACTTCTCCCCACAGTGGAGGAACTGACTTTTCTTGAAATAGAAAGCGCTGATCCCCTGTTTGAAAAGATGCACTCCCCTCTACCCCGGATGGTTCACAGGTATAGCAACAGGGTGGCCATTCTTGTGACGGACCGCTGTTCAGTTCACTGCCGGCACTGTTTCAGACGTTCCTTTACAGGGACCGGGCATGCCGATCTGACCATGGCGGAGTGTGATCGTATGATCGCCTATATAAAAATACACCCTGAGATCCAGGAGGTTCTGCTTACCGGCGGTGATCCTCTGACTCTGGAAAATGTTCCCCTTCTGGATATTTTGAGTCGATTTCGATCTGTTCGAGATAATCTGATCATCAGGCTGGCCACCAGAATTCCTGCTGTACTGCCATTGCGGATTGACTTTGATCTCGCAAGGGAGCTTGAAAAAATGTCTCCCCTGTGGATAGTCATGCAGTTCAATCACCCATCCGAGTTGACAGATGAGAGCCGAACAGCCCTGAGACTTCTCAGGCAGGCTGGCATTCCCATGGTTAATCAGGCCGTGCTGCTCAGGGGGGTCAACGATAATTCTGATACACTTGCTTCCCTCTTTCAAGGGCTTATGGCTCAGGGAGTCAAACCCTATTACCTCTTTCAGGGAGATCTGGCCCGGGGGACGTCCCATTTCAGGGTTCCCTTACGCCGGGGCTGGCAGATTATGGATGAGCTCCGGCAGAAGGTCTCCGGCCTTGCTCTTCCAACCTATGCCGTAGATCTGCCCGGTGGCGGAGGAAAGATTCCCTTAACCCGGAGTCTTCTTCTGAGAGAAGATGAAAAGGGATATGTGTTCATAAATACAGACAAACGGGAATATACCTATCCCAGGGAGGAAGTGTGAAAGATATAAAATTAGTCTGGAAAGATCTGGGGAAGTCTGAAGAGCTCTGGAGAGGACCCATCTTTGCCATCGATCAGGTCATGAGGGAGAATCCCGATGGGAAGGAACGGGCCATGATTGTCTGCAAGGCACCAGACTGGGTGACCGTCATTCCTGAAATTCCCGGGGCAAGTGAATCCGAGTTCCTAATGGTCCGCCAGTTCCGCCACGGCAGCGGAAAGCTTTCCTGTGAGTTTCCAGCGGGAGTCATCGATCCAGGTGAGACAGCCCTGGACGCGGCACACCGGGAGCTTCGGGAGGAGACCGGTTTTACCGCATCAGAGATGATCCTTATTGGAGAAATCAATCCCAATCCGGCTTTTATGGACAATCTGTCAACAACATTCCTGGCCAGAGGATTGATACGAACTCATGATCTGGATCTGGATGAGAATGAATATCTGGAATGGCGGCAGGAGACCTTTACGAGAATTGCCGAAAATATGGGTCTGGGTGAGTATAACAGCGCCATTATGGTGCAGTGCTGGTACTGGTATCTGAAGTTTAAAGGAATCGCCTGAGGCGGTGTTTCTCAGCACTGGTGTTGCAATTGCTCAGGGCCGAAGGGTCAGTTCGAGTCCGGATATTATAAATAAAAAAAAGATTCAGCTTTCACTGAATCTTTAGACCAAAGGCGCCGAGCGGACTCGAACCGCTGAATGATGGATTTGCAATCCACTCCCTTAGCCGCTTGGGTACGGCGCCGAATGTGTAAAAAAATATAACAGAACCCTTTTTCTTTGTCCAGACCTGGTTGGAAAACTTTTGCTATTCCCTCATTTGCATAAAAAATATAACAGAATTATTCGCAAAATCATTCTGACTTATTATTATGATAGGGTGTATATTTCCCTTACCAGGATTAAGGATGATGAATATGAAAGAACAGGAACTTGTTAAGCTGCTGAAAGAAGCCAAAGAGGCTTATTATAATACGGATGATCCCATTTTGACGGATGCCGAGTTTGACTCGCTGGAAGAGACCCTACGAGCAGTGAATCCTGACAATTTATATTTTTCCACTGTCGGGTACCAGGCTGACAACAGCGGTAAAATCACTCATGCCGAACCCATGTTGTCCATGGGAAAAGCAAAGACCCCCCAGGAAGTTTTTAAGTGGATGGATAAACTGGGGCTTCCTGAGGCAACAAAATGGACCATACAGCCCAAAATTGATGGTTTATCCGCCTCCTGTTTCTATTCCGGGGGGAAGCTGCAGTATGTTGCCACCAGGGGTGATGGTAGGATTGGTCAGGATGTGACGACTATAGCCAATTTCATAAAAGATATCCCGGGCTTCATAGACGAAGCGGATCATGACATTGAAATTCGGGGAGAGCTGTATCTACCAAAAAATACAGACTACGACACGGGTGGCCGACCACTCCGGAATAACTGTGTAGGACTTATCAACCGGAAAGAAAACCGGGATGACCTAAAATATGTCCGTTTTGTATGCTACCAGACGGCCCGGTGGAATCCTTCGGAAAGTGAGGCAGGTATCATCGACTGGCTCACTGACATGGGTTTTCATACTATTGAGTATTTTTCAGTCCAATCCCGGGATGATGTCGAACTGCTGTACAGGACTTATTTGGATTCATACCGGGAGAAGTGGCTTTATGAGACAGACGGTCTGATCATGGCAGTGGATGATAACAGGCAGCATAGTGTAATTGACAGCCGTTGGGTGGTGGATCATCACCACCATTATGCCCTGGC
This window of the Oceanispirochaeta sp. genome carries:
- a CDS encoding patatin-like phospholipase family protein, with the protein product MKWALVLSGGGALGLAHLGVIKVLDREGFYPDLIAGTSMGAVIGALWANGSSIKEMETIARDFNIQDFQEGITFKLPFHNGLTRFLQAEEVIGTLMNERGINSGHKARSFFDKIYKGNSFQETKIPFYCNAVDLLQGNEIVIHDGSLSDGVYASMAYPGFFSPLERPDSLLCDGSVINNYPVWIARQFGRTKVLGVDVSAYENVSPNELNNGLAILFRAYLTACQTQKRRFGDRANLTLHIKSDRTGFDFVDIEGCINRGEEAALKGLKEIKRTLKYPLPGRRILEV
- a CDS encoding KamA family radical SAM protein is translated as MDETLLTVRQRLSQIISLRKNETDWFETDGDKMVYKGNPYYLNLAGEDEGIRKQLLPTVEELTFLEIESADPLFEKMHSPLPRMVHRYSNRVAILVTDRCSVHCRHCFRRSFTGTGHADLTMAECDRMIAYIKIHPEIQEVLLTGGDPLTLENVPLLDILSRFRSVRDNLIIRLATRIPAVLPLRIDFDLARELEKMSPLWIVMQFNHPSELTDESRTALRLLRQAGIPMVNQAVLLRGVNDNSDTLASLFQGLMAQGVKPYYLFQGDLARGTSHFRVPLRRGWQIMDELRQKVSGLALPTYAVDLPGGGGKIPLTRSLLLREDEKGYVFINTDKREYTYPREEV
- the nifJ gene encoding pyruvate:ferredoxin (flavodoxin) oxidoreductase, with the translated sequence MSNTKKMVTIDGNTAAAHVAYAFSEVAAIYPITPSSNMGEYADAWASQGRENVFGKKVDVVEMQSEAGAAGSVHGALSGGALTTTFTASQGLLLMIPNMHKIAGEMLPTVFHVSARSLAAQSLSIFGDHADVMSTRNTGFAMTSASSIQETMDMAVVAHLATLKTQVPFLAFFDGFRTSHEIQKVEEISYDTIKEMVEPQYVEQFRDRAMRPEKPFVKVAAQNPDVYFQGRETTNNIYDSVPGIVQEYMDALAKKVGRQYHLFDYVGSPNAEKIIISMGSSCDTIEQTVKFLVDRGEKVGAIKVRLYRPFSAKDFIDAVPASCKKIAVLDRTKEPGSLGEPLFQDVATVMAGKDVKIIGGRYGLSSKEFNPSHVKAVFDHLDGKAFHSFTVGINDDVSNRSITVNEEINVSAKDIVSCMFWGLGSDGTVGANKNSIKIIGDNTDMNAQAYFVYDSKKSGGITTSHLRFGKSSVNMPWLIDSADFVACSNPAYIGRYDMLSPLKEGGVFLLNSEIPTSEVFSHLTKPEQQIIIDRKIRFYNMNALAISEDVGLGNRTNTVLQAAFFKISGILPEAEAIDLMKGAIKKAYSKKGEDIVKMNWEAVDRAAAILEQVEVPSSITVSYKPERLVAEDADDFTKNIIEKIMHLKGDDIPVSHMSFDGVLPTGTTKLEKRGVAPRVPEWQSANCIQCNQCVQSCPHAAIRAKQIDASVLKDAPATFNVLDLKPNKNKDIDFKYKIQVFIDDCQGCGVCIETCPAKNKALIFSTLDIQREKGQSDNEKFFEPLPYGALDGSSEENVKGTQFKKPLFEFSGACAGCGETPYVKLVTQICGENMVVANATGCSSIYGGTFPTIPYCKNELGRGPAWGNSLFEDNAEYGFGMRLAIESNRTLLKRKVDDLLTAGTTTELTAALKASLELWKDMSQKAIDAQDAIKALLPAALDQASGDLKEVVAKIIELQDYFIDKSLWIIGGDGWAYDIGFGGVDHVLASGKNVNILVLDTEVYSNTGGQASKATPIAAVANFAAAGMRLGKKNMGIMAMSYGYVYVASISLGSSRQHAQKALMEAAAYDGPSIVFAYAPCIAHGIDMMKTQTEEKRAVDCGYWPLYRYNPAMEEGKKFAWDCKEPSESFQDFIRSERRYTALLKTAPKEAEGLYAEAEADAKHRWNLFKKMGEIM
- a CDS encoding NUDIX hydrolase, coding for MKDIKLVWKDLGKSEELWRGPIFAIDQVMRENPDGKERAMIVCKAPDWVTVIPEIPGASESEFLMVRQFRHGSGKLSCEFPAGVIDPGETALDAAHRELREETGFTASEMILIGEINPNPAFMDNLSTTFLARGLIRTHDLDLDENEYLEWRQETFTRIAENMGLGEYNSAIMVQCWYWYLKFKGIA
- a CDS encoding PQQ-binding-like beta-propeller repeat protein, which translates into the protein MKRVFLLIIISVFFFGCGPQKMEPISDAPVQEISAPVPVQEQAPAMEISTETEGLVVYLSGDVSVNRGGEESFLDIGDSVMQSDLIETGDDGYCEIQLGEIAVVRMESNSILQLQALMTSDKGSRMAVDLKNGTVLCKVKKLLEEDSFQVKTNTVVCGVRGTQFSVSSDETIQDTLLAVKEGAVAVMPRSLDKVSELAVNEVTLVPIAAQIQKTSLVVGASEELAVKSDTFKETAELSKIVEAVLQKVEEKQKAQTALLNDGGDAEKENLAVLEADMQKEVDKLLVTLEKTPESIAPKLMEVQELSAKSQETLKSTDRMEIMALPVAAAGVDDVVLPALFKIQVLVTPSNALILQKGNVLGTGSFSKLYTDGTELKMEISLDGYKTQTLEMIVNEESSGKYSLTLEEIPAEPVEPVAVEPPTPVLTTAPVVETPIVAKAPVYSVEVRIEPADAAFSVNGNKGTGGRWSSEETEGAVLKVEASRNGFESASQQISVNATTGSVVIKLKPKPLEATASLGMGSPVGVLVEKGGMYLAADANGKLAAFNRSGKVLWQYKSANTPNANSSPVEHNGNVYFSGGTELVVLKSGTGAVVNTISLPEERSHIYGRRVVPFGDQLMMPTNDYIVLIDSSGKDVGSLPIGGGSSMSPALWSGKPVVADKKGSLLILDPSNGTVLSSVPTSAIQSVAQSPSIYEDKAVFSSRKGIVAAVNLKSGTVLWERELDRTIFADVLVTKEGCFLYTTKKEVFALSWKSGENLFAPLSNVTSMPGYDKGRLVFTEGSGTLKVMNAGNGSILKQYNLKDSFTAKPIVRDGIIVGVGKSGQFYRINTEGIVD
- the epsC gene encoding serine O-acetyltransferase EpsC, which encodes MIKEIDGITMNIIKKFKAKEGINHLSGPNLPSRQSIIDIITTLESIIFPGFQENEILEEEFLALNIGEKMLRLGQSLMSEIGKSIHYRNRDVPIKNSQCDAEASELTYKFLNTLTAIRDMALKDVNAALEGDPAAKSREEVILSYPGLEAITVHRMAHELYKMNIPLIPRMMNEHLHRKTGIDIHPGAQIGDSFFIDHGTGVVIGETTQIGSNVKIYQGVTLGALSVKKEEANLKRHPTIEDFVTIYSGATILGGNTTIGQNTVIGGNVWITSSIPKDSLVYNRPAEYILKNRYAHP